Proteins encoded in a region of the Vicia villosa cultivar HV-30 ecotype Madison, WI linkage group LG5, Vvil1.0, whole genome shotgun sequence genome:
- the LOC131606453 gene encoding pentatricopeptide repeat-containing protein At5g48910-like, which translates to MNNPMLKPQTTPYHHPQHLIPQIKTCKTLKQLKQLHAIFIKTNKTNDPTVSTELLKLSATSDFRDPVYALSLFDQMSQPNVFAWNTVIRALADSSSNADDALLMFCRMLSDGAVEPNGFTFPSVLKACWAVAGLGEGKQVHGLVVKLGFVDDEFVVSNLLRMYVMCGSTEDASVLFHRNVDGNGMVVGDRKRQEGNVVLCNVMIDGYVKIGKIDAARELFDKMVQRSVVSWNAMISGYAQNGFFMEAVDLFHRMMEMGDVLPNRVTLVSVLPAISRLGALELGKWVHLYAERNGVRIDEVLGSALVDMYAKCGSIEKATQVFERLSKTNVIAWNAIIGGLAMHGKAKDVLDCFSRMERSGVSPSDVTYIAILSACSHAGLVEKGRSIFNDMVSRVGLEPRIEHYGCMVDLLGRAGYLEEAKELITNMPIKSDDIIWKALLGACKMHKNVEIGRHAAEVLMKLAPHDSGAYVALSNLYASSGNWDGVAEVRLMMKELDIRKDPGCSWIEIDGVIHEFLVEDDSHPRAKEIHSMLKEISNKLSLVGHVQDTTQVLLNMDQKHKETLLHYHSEKIAVAFGLISTSPKTTLQIVKNLRICEDCHSSMKLISKVYERRIIIRDRKRFHHFDNGLCSCMDYW; encoded by the coding sequence atGAACAATCCAATGCTAAAACCCCAAACAACACCTTACCATCATCCCCAACATCTCATCCCACAAATCAAAACCTGCAAAACCCTCAAACAATTGAAGCAACTTCACGCCATtttcatcaaaacaaacaaaacaaacgacCCAACAGTATCAACAGAGCTTCTCAAACTCTCAGCAACCTCAGATTTTCGTGACCCAGTTTATGCACTCTCTCTGTTCGACCAAATGTCCCAACCAAATGTATTTGCTTGGAACACTGTCATAAGGGCACTTGCTGATAGCAGTAGTAATGCTGATGATGCATTGTTGATGTTTTGTAGAATGTTGTCTGATGGAGCTGTGGAGCCTAATGGATTCACTTTTCCTTCTGTTTTGAAGGCTTGTTGGGCTGTTGCTGGGTTGGGAGAAGGGAAACAGGTTCATGGGTTGGTTGTTAAGTTGGGTTTTGTTGATGATGAGTTTGTTGTTAGTAATTTGCTTAGGATGTATGTTATGTGTGGGAGTACTGAGGATGCTAGTGTTTTGTTTCATAGGAATGTTGATGGAAATGGGATGGTAGTGGGAGATAGAAAGAGGCAAGAGGGTAATGTTGTTCTGTGTAATGTTATGATTGATGGGTATGTAAAAATTGGGAAAATTGATGCTGCTAGGGAGTTGTTTGACAAAATGGTTCAAAGAAGTGTGGTTTCTTGGAATGCGATGATTTCAGGGTATGCTCAAAATGGTTTTTTTATGGAGGCGGTTGATTTGTTTCATAGGATGATGGAGATGGGAGATGTGTTGCCAAATCGGGTGACTTTGGTTAGTGTGTTGCCTGCAATTTCGCGGCTTGGAGCACTTGAGTTGGGGAAATGGGTGCATTTGTATGCTGAGAGGAACGGTGTTCGGATTGATGAGGTTCTTGGTTCTGCTCTTGTTGATATGTATGCTAAATGTGGGAGCATTGAGAAGGCTACTCAGGTTTTCGAGAGGTTGTCGAAAACTAATGTAATAGCTTGGAATGCTATTATTGGCGGTCTTGCAATGCACGGTAAAGCCAAAGATGTGTTGGATTGTTTTTCGAGGATGGAAAGAAGTGGAGTATCACCTAGCGATGTTACTTACATAGCAATCTTGAGTGCTTGTAGCCATGCAGGTTTAGTCGAAAAGGGGAGATCAATTTTCAATGACATGGTTAGTAGGGTTGGATTGGAGCCTAGAATAGAACACTATGGATGCATGGTTGACCTCCTCGGACGTGCTGGTTATCTAGAAGAGGCCAAGGAGCTTATAACTAATATGCCAATAAAATCCGATGACATCATATGGAAGGCCTTGCTTGGTGCttgtaaaatgcataaaaacGTCGAAATTGGTAGACATGCGGCCGAGGTTTTAATGAAACTTGCTCCTCATGATAGCGGGGCATACGTAGCTCTCTCGAACTTGTACGCCTCATCAGGAAATTGGGATGGGGTGGCGGaggtgaggttgatgatgaaggagTTGGATATAAGAAAAGACCCTGGATGTAGTTGGATTGAAATCGACGGTGTTATACACGAGTTTCTTGTCGAGGATGATTCTCATCCTCGAGCCAAAGAAATACACTCAATGTTGAAGGAAATTTCAAACAAGTTGAGCTTGGTAGGTCATGTGCAAGATACTACACAAGTGTTGCTAAACATGGATCAGAAACATAAAGAAACTTTGTTGCACTATCATAGTGAGAAGATTGCAGTTGCATTTGGGTTAATTAGTACATCACCAAAGACAACACTTCAGATTGTCAAAAACTTGAGAATCTGTGAAGACTGTCATTCATCAATGAAATTAATCTCGAAAGTTTATGAGCGTAGGATAATAATTAGAGATAGGAAACGCTTTCACCATTTTGATAATGGTTTATGTTCTTGTATGGACTATTGGTAG